Proteins encoded by one window of Aphis gossypii isolate Hap1 chromosome X, ASM2018417v2, whole genome shotgun sequence:
- the LOC114128108 gene encoding ADP-ribosylation factor-like protein 6-interacting protein 1: MAGDGCIDFLEKERISKELRVRMNEWKEIIVLLNAIMSWQKNWFPAITVTCVTSLYLYMWLVNCSILNMIWTAGLCTALLDCIVCGPFQRILPPNSWDQDKERTFTEISEWLADCWVTTKLYMGRFFNLRQTHTKLFHSVLSVSFFSLLYIGTTFNNLFISYITIMGILLFPGFKTKSEYIEYSLQRYAHQMLSGDDDEASS; the protein is encoded by the exons GAAAGGATTTCAAAAGAACTTAGAGTTCGCATGAACGAATGGAAagaaattatagtattgttaaaCGCAATAATGTCATGGCAAAAAAATTGGTTTCCAGCGATTACGGTTACATGTGTAACGagtttatattt ATATATGTGGCTGGTCAACTGTTCGATACTAAACATGATATGGACGGCCGGCCTATGCACTGCCTTGTTGGATTGCATCGTTTGCGGTCCATTTCAAAGGATCCTACCTCCTAACAGTTGGGACCAGGATAAGGAGCGCACGTTCACAGAAATCTCTGAGTGGTTGGCCGATTGCTGGGTGACGACAAAGCTGTATATGGGCCGATTTTTCAACCTCAGACAAACACATACTAAACTG tttcatTCTGTCTTGTCAGTGTCATTCTTCAGCCTTTTGTACATTGGAACCACGTTCAACAATTTgttcatatcatatattacaa ttATGGGAATTTTGCTGTTTCCTGGATTCAAAACCAAATCGGAATACATCGAATACAGTCTACAGAGGTACGCTCATCAGATGCTGtccggcgacgacgacgaggcGTCTTCGTAA